One window of Arvicola amphibius chromosome 6, mArvAmp1.2, whole genome shotgun sequence genomic DNA carries:
- the Camk2n1 gene encoding calcium/calmodulin-dependent protein kinase II inhibitor 1, giving the protein MSEVLPYGDEKLSPYGDGGDVGQIFSCRLQDTNNFFGAGQNKRPPKLGQIGRSKRVVIEDDRIDDVLKNMTDKAPPGV; this is encoded by the exons ATGTCGGAGGTGCTGCCCTACGGCGACGAGAAGCTGAGCCCCTACGGCGACGGCGGCGACGTGGGCCAGATCTTCTCGTGCCGCCTGCAGGACACCAACAACTTCTTCGGCGCCGGGCAGAACAAGCGGCCGCCCAAGCTGGGCCAGATCGGCCGGAGCAAGCGCG ttgttATTGAAGATGATAGGATTGATGACGTGCTGAAAAATATGACCGACAAGGCACCTCCTGGTGTCTAA
- the Mul1 gene encoding mitochondrial ubiquitin ligase activator of NFKB 1, whose amino-acid sequence MESGSRPSLAQFILLGTSSMVTAVLYSIYRQKAQVAQELKGAKKIHLGEDLKGILSEAPGKCVPYAVIEGAVRSVKETLNSQFVENCKGVIQRLTLQEHKMVWNRTTHLWNDYSKIIHQRTNTVPFDLVPHEDGVAVAVRVLKPLDSVDLGLETVYEKFHPSVQSFTDAIGHYISGERPKGIQETEEMLKVGATLTGVGELVLDNNSVRLQPPKQGMQYYLSSQDFDSLLHRQESSVRLWKVLVLVFGFATCATLFFILRRQYLQRQERLRQQQLQEEFREHEAHLLSQATPEDRESLKSACVVCLSSFKSCVFLECGHVCSCRQCYLSLPEPKRCPICRREISRVIPLYNS is encoded by the exons ATGGAGAGCGGATCGCGGCCGTCGCTTGCCCAGTTCATCCTGCTGGGCACCAGTTCCATGGTCACCGCCGTGCTGTACTCCATATACCGGCAGAAGGCCCAGGTCGCCCAAGAGCTCAAG gGAGCTAAGAAGATCCACTTGGGTGAAGATCTGAAGGGCATTCTTTCAGAAGCTCCGGGCAAGTGCGTGCCTTATGCTGTCATTGAAG GAGCTGTGCGGTCCGTTAAAGAAACACTCAACAGCCAGTTTGTGGAAAACTGTAAGGGAGTGATCCAGCGGCTGACACTTCAGGAGCACAAGATGGTGTGGAATCGAACAACCCACCTTTG GAATGACTATTCTAAGATCATTCACCAAAGGACTAACACTGTGCCCTTTGACCTGGTGCCCCACGAGGATGGGGTCGCTGTGGCTGTGCGAGTGCTGAAGCCCCTGGACTCGGTGGATCTGGGGCTGGAGACTGTGTACGAGAAGTTCCATCCCTCTGTGCAGTCCTTCACTGATGCCATCGGCCACTACATCAGTGGAGAGCGGCCCAAAGGTatccaggagacagaggagatGCTGAAGGTGGGGGCCACCCTCACCGGGGTTGGCGAACTGGTTCTGGACAACAACTCTGTCCGCCTGCAGCCCCCCAAGCAAGGCATGCAATACTATTTGAGCAGCCAGGACTTCGACAGCCTACTGCACAGGCAGGAGTCCAGTGTCCGGCTCTGGAAGGTTCTGGTTCTGGTGTTTGGCTTTGCCACCTGCGCCACCCTCTTCTTCATCTTGCGGAGACAGTACCTGCAGCGGCAGGAGCGCCTGCGCCAGCAGCAACTCCAGGAGGAGTTCCGTGAACACGAGGCCCACCTGCTGAGCCAAGCGACTCCTGAGGACAGAGAGAGTCTGAAGAGCGCCTGCGTCGTGTGTCTGAGCAGCTTCAAGTCCTGTGTCTTCCTGGAGTGCGGGCACGTCTGTTCCTGCCGCCAGTGTTACCTCTCCTTGCCAGAGCCCAAGAGGTGCCCGATCTGTCGTCGGGAGATCAGCAGGGTGATTCCCCTGTACAACAGCTAG